The nucleotide sequence CCATGAAGGCTCCAGTATCGGCATGGCTAAAGTGAACTCGGCCGCCGAATTGATCGACGCATGGAAAGCGGCAAGTACCTACGATTCGCAAGTGTTGGTGGAACAGTGGATCCAGGGTCCCGAGTACACCATCGCCACCCTGCGTGGCCAGGTATTGCCGCCCATCGCATTGGGCACGCCCCACACCTTTTACGACTACGACGCCAAGTACCTGGCCTCCGATACCCAGTACCGGATCCCGTGCGGCCTTGACGCAACCAAAGAACAGGAATTGATGGACCTCACGGCGAAAGCCTGTGAGGCGTTGGGTATTGCCGGTTGGGCACGGGCAGACGTGATGCAGGATGACCAAGGGAATTTCTGGTTCCTGGAAGTCAACACCGCGCCGGGCATGACCGACCACAGCCTGGTACCGATGGCCGCTCGCGCAGCCGGCCTGGATTTCCAGCAATTGGTGCTGGCGATTCTGGCCGCCAGCATCGAGCCAAGAGGCTAAGGACATGAAAGGCGCATCGCTTCGTCATCAGCCCCCACAAGCACCGAGCCGCAAGCCGGTGCCACGGGGTGCCAGTCGAATGGTGGCTAAAGAGCCGATGTCGGCGCGCCTGCCGAAAGCCAACTTTGGTTTCCTCAAGGCGCTGTTCTGGCCGGTGATGCTGGTGGTGCTGGGCTTCGGCACTTACGAGGGCGCGCAGCGTCTATTGCCCTATGCCGACCGGCCGATCACCAAGATCAGCGTACAGGGCGATTTGAGCTACATCAGCCAGCAAGCGGTGCAGCAGCGTATCGGCCCGTTCCTGGCGGCGAGCTTCTTCACCATTGACCTGGCGGGTATGCGCCGGGAGCTGGAACAGATGCCGTGGATCGCCCACGCCGAAGTCCGCCGCGTATGGCCGGACCAGGTAACGATCCGCCTGGAAGAACAACTGCCCGTGGCCCGTTGGGGCGATGAGGCGCTGTTGAACAACCAGGGCCAGGCGTTCACCCCGCGTGAGCTGGCCAATTACGAGCACCTGCCGCAGCTGTTCGGGCCGCAGCGGGCGCAGCAGCAAGTGATGCAGCAGTACCAGGCCTTGAGCCAGATGCTGCGGCCAATGGGCTTCTCCATTGCACGCCTGGAACTGCGTGAACGGGGCAGCTGGTTTTTGACGACCGGGGCAGGCAGTTCCGGCCCGGGCATCCAGTTGTTGCTGGGACGCGATCGCTTGGTGGAAAAGATGCGCCGCTTCATCGCCATCTATGACAAGACCTTGAAAGAACAGATTACGAACATTGCGAGCGTCGACC is from Pseudomonas marginalis and encodes:
- a CDS encoding D-alanine--D-alanine ligase, which produces MTADYGSLFSTITPADFGRVAVLFGGKSAEREVSLKSGNAVLEALQSAGVNAFGIDVGDDFLARLQAEKIDRAFIILHGRGGEDGSMQGLLECAGIPYTGSGILASALAMDKLRTKQVWHSLGIPTPRHSVLCSEDDCISAAKELGLPLIVKPAHEGSSIGMAKVNSAAELIDAWKAASTYDSQVLVEQWIQGPEYTIATLRGQVLPPIALGTPHTFYDYDAKYLASDTQYRIPCGLDATKEQELMDLTAKACEALGIAGWARADVMQDDQGNFWFLEVNTAPGMTDHSLVPMAARAAGLDFQQLVLAILAASIEPRG
- a CDS encoding cell division protein FtsQ/DivIB — encoded protein: MKGASLRHQPPQAPSRKPVPRGASRMVAKEPMSARLPKANFGFLKALFWPVMLVVLGFGTYEGAQRLLPYADRPITKISVQGDLSYISQQAVQQRIGPFLAASFFTIDLAGMRRELEQMPWIAHAEVRRVWPDQVTIRLEEQLPVARWGDEALLNNQGQAFTPRELANYEHLPQLFGPQRAQQQVMQQYQALSQMLRPMGFSIARLELRERGSWFLTTGAGSSGPGIQLLLGRDRLVEKMRRFIAIYDKTLKEQITNIASVDLRYANGLAVGWREPAAPTAAQPAVAKN